One region of Primulina tabacum isolate GXHZ01 chromosome 17, ASM2559414v2, whole genome shotgun sequence genomic DNA includes:
- the LOC142530345 gene encoding exocyst complex component EXO70C2-like produces the protein MEPPVSAPAEDVIRRWDSTASEYSRDQMIFNSDRQEIDLYLNAVDELQKSMSSTSLSRSSSAESSALQIAMSRLEDEFRNILVSHTSPIETDSYSESTHSEFTSQEFELSEEFHENDLVKQLEHQETNCSISSISYKSTSSIRELDLLPSDAVYDLRCIAERMIASGYQRECIQVYGSVRKSAVDASLKSLKVEKLNIGEIQRLDWETLETKIRRWIRAAKICIRFHFASERRLCEQIFEGLGESVDDACFMETIKGPTVQLFNFAEAISISKRSPEKLFKTLDLHDALSDLMPDIEIVFDSQSSESIRVQAAEILSRLAEAVRGILSEFENAVLREPSKVPVPGGALHPLTRYVMNYIGLISDYKTDLVKLIVSKPSTGSRYSSDPDVPDIDFSEFEGQASTLALHMIWIIVVLQFNLDGKSKYYKDESLAHLFMMNNVHYIVEKIKGSPELREMIGDFYLKKLTGKFRLAATNYQRATWVRVLHCLRDEGLHVSGSFSSGVSKSALRERFKAFNAMFEEVHRTQATWLIPDTQLREELRISISERIIPAYRSFLGRFRSHIESGRHPENYIKYSVEDLENAVLDFFEGYPVSQHFRKKHH, from the coding sequence aTGGAACCGCCGGTATCAGCCCCAGCCGAGGATGTGATCCGCCGATGGGACTCCACGGCATCGGAGTACTCGCGTGACCAGATGATTTTCAACAGCGACCGTCAGGAAATCGACCTCTATCTCAACGCCGTCGATGAGCTCCAGAAATCCATGTCCTCCACCTCCTTGTCCCGCTCCTCCTCCGCAGAGTCTTCTGCGCTCCAGATCGCCATGTCTCGGCTTGAGGATGAGTTTCGCAACATCCTCGTCTCACACACTTCACCTATCGAAACCGACTCCTACTCCGAGTCAACTCACTCCGAGTTCACCTCGCAGGAGTTTGAATTGAGTGAAGAGTTCCATGAGAACGATCTAGTCAAACAATTGGAGCATCAGGAGACGAACTGCAGCATCTCCAGCATAAGTTACAAGTCAACTAGCAGCATACGAGAACTGGATCTACTCCCCAGTGATGCAGTCTACGATCTTCGCTGTATCGCGGAGCGGATGATTGCTTCTGGATACCAGCGGGAGTGTATCCAGGTTTATGGGAGTGTTCGTAAATCTGCTGTGGACGCAAGCTTGAAGAGCCTCAAGGTTGAGAAACTGAACATTGGCGAAATACAGCGCCTCGATTGGGAGACGCTGGAGACGAAGATCCGGCGCTGGATACGAGCAGCGAAAATATGCATTCGGTTTCACTTCGCGAGTGAACGGAGGTTGTGCGAGCAGATTTTCGAAGGTTTGGGTGAATCTGTTGATGATGCTTGTTTTATGGAAACTATTAAAGGTCCCACTGTTCAATTGTTTAATTTTGCCGAGGCTATTAGCATTAGCAAGCGGTCACCGGAGAAATTGTTTAAAACATTGGATTTACATGATGCTTTATCCGATTTAATGCCTGACATCGAAATTGTTTTTGATTCACAATCTAGTGAATCGATCAGAGTTCAAGCTGCCGAGATTTTGTCTAGGTTAGCTGAGGCTGTGAGAGGGATATTGTCGGAATTTGAAAACGCGGTGCTTCGTGAACCTTCAAAGGTTCCTGTTCCAGGGGGGGCTCTTCATCCCTTGACTAGATACGTGATGAACTATATTGGTTTGATTTCGGATTATAAAACTGATTTGGTCAAATTGATTGTGTCGAAGCCCTCAACAGGGTCGAGATACTCCAGCGATCCAGATGTTCCGGATATAGATTTCTCAGAGTTTGAGGGGCAGGCTTCTACCCTAGCACTTCATATGATTTGGATTATTGTGGTTTTGCAGTTTAATTTGGATGGCAAGTCTAAGTATTACAAGGATGAATCATTGGCTCACTTGTTTATGATGAATAATGTTCATTATATTGTCGAAAAGATCAAAGGGTCACCAGAATTGAGAGAGATGATTGGGGATTTCTATTTGAAAAAGTTAACAGGGAAATTCCGTTTGGCTGCAACAAATTACCAGAGGGCAACATGGGTGCGGGTGTTGCATTGTTTAAGAGACGAGGGTTTGCACGTAAGTGGAAGCTTTTCATCTGGTGTGTCGAAGAGTGCTCTAAGAGAGAGGTTTAAGGCCTTCAATGCAATGTTTGAGGAAGTGCATAGGACTCAGGCCACATGGTTGATACCTGATACTCAGCTTCGTGAGGAACTTAGGATTTCCATATCCGAAAGGATTATCCCAGCTTATAGGTCGTTTCTCGGACGGTTTAGAAGTCATATCGAGAGTGGGAGGCACCCTGAAAATTACATTAAATATTCAGTTGAAGACCTTGAGAATGCGGTCTTGGATTTCTTTGAGGGTTACCCGGTTTCTCAGCATTTCAGGAAGAAACATCATTAA